One window of Spirochaetales bacterium genomic DNA carries:
- the recJ gene encoding single-stranded-DNA-specific exonuclease RecJ, translating to MIWEKKEIEGKQVKALAKKYNIDLLVASIVMRRNLNKGQSLCFFLENDIRFLHNPFLFSEMEEAVERINLAVLNGEAIFVFGDRDVDGITATVLLVRLLRERGAKVLWGLPEGDDSYGLSRELIDSIAEKNVSLLVSVDCGISNIDEIEYAGEKGIDTIVVDHHNPHEYLPEACAVINPKVEESGYPFKDLCGCAVTSKVVWALHFSRTRYYGIPIFLLHIKPANESYVIDMVRLVNLVERDRIRENVVPGVVSFEKTRLFRFCEGNDVYVYREENQKKQLAVVFGDTFTPNIFDIEPLITKIFPALKDNSLYKIQEKSRIAFYADRQSEEIDVFASLFISYVIKSEKTLSVDYCNDMDLVALGTLGDIMPLVDENRIFVKLGLSVLNKTKRRGLREILFRNSLCGKELDSKDVSWYVTPVINASGRMGEPEKAAQMLLTDDEKESEELAAYIIKLNDKRKNLGEEVWGKVIPGAKRCFEETEEKFIYVSGTSIHRGITGIIASRLSKFFKVPALVVALLEKRAVGSIRSTLNVNAKEFLHSFGDLLTDFGGHDLAGGFTMGLDKMERFESRFQEVVKEMEPVRRREDVVTVDAELPTGYLTPDIWSVIEFFKPYGEGNPPLVFLTREVAIRSCEVIGRREQVHLKLLFEAGKYKWPAVFWNSADRVGRDFSEGDSVDIVYNISKNYYQQTETIRLNILDIKKNTSP from the coding sequence ATGATCTGGGAAAAAAAGGAGATTGAAGGGAAGCAGGTAAAAGCCCTCGCGAAAAAATACAATATCGACCTGCTGGTCGCTTCGATCGTTATGCGAAGAAATCTGAACAAGGGACAATCGCTTTGTTTTTTTCTCGAGAACGATATCCGCTTTCTTCATAATCCCTTTCTCTTCTCCGAAATGGAAGAAGCGGTCGAGCGGATCAATCTGGCCGTCTTGAACGGGGAGGCGATTTTTGTTTTCGGTGACAGGGACGTGGACGGTATTACCGCGACGGTTCTACTGGTGAGATTATTGAGAGAGAGGGGTGCGAAGGTTTTATGGGGGCTTCCGGAAGGCGATGACAGCTACGGACTCTCCAGGGAGCTGATCGATTCGATCGCGGAAAAGAATGTCTCGCTGCTCGTTTCCGTTGACTGCGGCATATCGAACATCGATGAAATCGAGTACGCGGGTGAAAAGGGAATCGATACGATTGTCGTCGATCACCATAATCCCCACGAGTACCTGCCCGAGGCGTGCGCGGTCATCAATCCGAAGGTCGAAGAATCGGGGTATCCCTTCAAGGACCTGTGCGGGTGCGCGGTTACCTCCAAAGTGGTCTGGGCCCTGCATTTTTCCCGCACCCGTTACTACGGTATACCGATCTTCCTTCTCCATATCAAGCCTGCCAATGAATCTTATGTGATCGATATGGTCCGTCTCGTCAATCTGGTCGAGCGGGACAGGATACGGGAGAATGTCGTACCGGGCGTCGTTTCGTTCGAAAAGACGAGGCTGTTTCGATTTTGCGAGGGAAACGATGTCTATGTGTATCGGGAAGAAAATCAGAAAAAGCAACTTGCCGTAGTTTTCGGCGATACGTTTACCCCGAATATCTTTGATATCGAACCGTTGATAACGAAAATCTTTCCCGCGTTAAAGGATAACAGCCTCTATAAAATACAGGAGAAAAGCAGGATCGCTTTTTATGCCGATCGTCAAAGCGAAGAAATCGACGTATTTGCCAGTCTTTTCATATCATATGTCATTAAAAGCGAAAAAACGCTTTCGGTCGACTACTGTAACGATATGGATCTCGTCGCTCTGGGCACCCTCGGCGATATCATGCCGCTTGTCGACGAGAACAGAATATTCGTGAAACTGGGTCTTTCCGTATTGAACAAGACGAAACGGAGGGGACTCCGGGAAATACTCTTCAGGAATTCCCTTTGCGGAAAAGAACTCGACTCGAAGGATGTCAGCTGGTACGTGACGCCGGTAATCAACGCGTCCGGGAGAATGGGAGAACCGGAGAAAGCGGCGCAGATGCTTTTAACCGATGATGAGAAGGAAAGCGAAGAACTCGCCGCCTATATCATTAAACTGAATGATAAAAGGAAAAACCTGGGCGAAGAAGTATGGGGCAAGGTGATTCCCGGTGCAAAGCGGTGCTTCGAGGAAACGGAGGAGAAGTTCATCTATGTTTCGGGCACATCGATTCATCGGGGCATTACCGGTATTATCGCCTCCAGGCTTTCAAAGTTCTTCAAGGTTCCCGCCCTTGTCGTCGCCCTTCTCGAAAAACGCGCCGTGGGCTCCATCCGGAGTACCCTGAACGTGAACGCCAAGGAGTTTCTTCATTCATTCGGCGATCTTTTGACCGATTTCGGGGGCCACGATCTGGCGGGCGGATTCACCATGGGTCTGGATAAAATGGAACGCTTTGAGAGCAGGTTTCAGGAAGTGGTGAAGGAGATGGAACCGGTACGGCGCAGGGAAGATGTCGTCACCGTGGACGCCGAACTACCCACGGGGTACCTCACCCCCGATATCTGGAGTGTGATCGAGTTCTTCAAACCGTATGGCGAGGGAAACCCGCCGCTCGTTTTTCTTACACGTGAGGTCGCCATACGGAGTTGTGAAGTCATCGGCAGGCGGGAACAGGTTCATCTGAAACTCCTTTTCGAGGCCGGGAAATACAAATGGCCGGCCGTGTTCTGGAACAGTGCCGACAGGGTGGGCAGGGATTTCTCCGAAGGGGATTCAGTCGATATCGTCTACAATATTTCAAAGAATTATTACCAGCAGACCGAAACCATCAGACTCAATATTTTGGATATCAAAAAAAATACGTCTCCGTGA
- a CDS encoding homocysteine S-methyltransferase family protein encodes MTEITRKSIIRDRLSGGKVLVSDGAWGTFLHAKGLGIGEAPEAWNLTHRGDVLDVAAQYVRAGSDIIETNSFGGSRFKLAHYKLDGKVHEINKEAAAISKEAAGADRLVIGSVGPTGKMLMMRDVTEDELYEAFAEQAKALYEGGCDAICIETMSALDEAGLAVRAALDNTPLEVICTFTFEKTPAGEFRTMMGVSPSGMAEKMIEAGAHIIGTNCGNGIALMIPIVREIRTIDAAIPVLVHANAGSPVFENGKTVFPETPSETASYVAELVSSGANIVGGCCGTTPDHIRAIKKVVDGL; translated from the coding sequence ATGACAGAGATAACAAGAAAAAGCATCATTCGCGACAGGCTCAGCGGCGGGAAGGTCCTCGTTTCCGACGGCGCGTGGGGGACCTTTCTTCACGCCAAGGGACTCGGTATCGGTGAGGCCCCGGAAGCATGGAATCTGACCCATCGCGGGGATGTGCTGGATGTCGCGGCACAGTATGTCCGGGCGGGCTCTGATATCATCGAGACCAACAGCTTCGGGGGGAGCAGATTCAAACTGGCGCATTACAAGCTTGACGGCAAGGTCCACGAGATAAATAAAGAGGCCGCGGCCATATCTAAAGAAGCCGCGGGCGCCGACCGCCTCGTGATCGGGTCCGTCGGGCCCACGGGGAAAATGCTCATGATGCGGGACGTCACGGAAGATGAACTTTACGAGGCGTTCGCCGAGCAGGCGAAGGCCCTTTATGAGGGCGGGTGCGACGCGATCTGCATCGAAACCATGTCCGCACTCGATGAAGCGGGCCTGGCGGTCAGGGCGGCGCTCGACAACACCCCCCTCGAAGTAATCTGCACCTTCACCTTTGAAAAAACCCCGGCCGGCGAATTCCGGACCATGATGGGCGTATCGCCTTCCGGCATGGCTGAAAAAATGATCGAAGCGGGCGCCCACATCATCGGCACCAACTGCGGAAACGGCATCGCGTTGATGATACCGATCGTGCGTGAAATTCGGACAATCGACGCCGCGATTCCCGTTCTGGTCCACGCGAACGCCGGGTCCCCCGTTTTTGAAAACGGGAAAACCGTTTTCCCCGAAACCCCAAGCGAGACCGCCTCATATGTCGCCGAGCTGGTTTCCTCCGGTGCGAATATCGTCGGCGGCTGCTGCGGAACGACGCCGGATCATATCAGGGCGATCAAAAAGGTCGTCGACGGCCTTTGA
- a CDS encoding GxxExxY protein, with amino-acid sequence MTSKLIFKDLSDNIIRMAFTIHAHFGPGLLESVYESAFCVELARAGIPFERQKVFSLTYKNEYVGAYIADLVVDNTIILELKAVARLAKVMEAQLISYLKLSGLPVGYLINFNSFSLEWKRFVNQREG; translated from the coding sequence ATGACATCGAAACTCATTTTCAAAGATCTCTCGGATAACATCATTCGTATGGCGTTTACCATTCACGCCCATTTCGGCCCCGGTCTGCTTGAATCCGTCTACGAAAGCGCTTTCTGCGTCGAACTTGCCCGTGCCGGTATTCCATTTGAACGGCAAAAAGTATTTTCACTCACCTATAAAAACGAATATGTCGGTGCATATATCGCGGACCTTGTTGTCGACAACACGATCATCCTCGAACTCAAGGCGGTCGCCCGGCTTGCAAAGGTAATGGAAGCCCAGCTTATCAGCTATCTCAAACTCTCAGGACTACCTGTCGGTTATCTCATCAACTTCAACTCTTTCAGTCTTGAATGGAAGCGGTTTGTCAATCAACGTGAAGGATAG
- a CDS encoding flavodoxin family protein — MQSRKRHGILFGISLVLSAIFAGFVLSDLSVFTKIGNGVPVPDMQFYYTPSHVTSLFEKIGDAGRRFYMIFLLKDYGFIIFSALMQSSIIARLLDRNNARYHRLIAVMLPWVKGIFDGLENLFLLVLLSSFTYSNPGIIAIASFMTTAKWISFAAVMAVIIGNTMQCALRHIISTTRRKPMNKPIKVTGIISSPRKNGNTAVLVREALKGAEASGAETEEIFLNEYDIEFCRGCMACLAGGSCIIDDDFIQLRNRLALSDGIIFGSPNYGNTYNAIMKRFLERLGLFEFMTFSVLGDKYIAGISTAGGGNAEHVAKELTNLIKNGIFKRGYVSGACGVNLHGRQISGIPGALDRARGLGRKMCLDIQRGRNYPLQHIIRRIIITLFVKPGFEKFIVTAGKTTMKAVYEHLKTQELI, encoded by the coding sequence ATGCAAAGCAGGAAACGACATGGAATATTGTTTGGTATTTCACTTGTTCTGTCGGCCATTTTTGCAGGGTTCGTACTATCGGATCTTTCCGTATTCACAAAAATCGGTAATGGAGTGCCCGTCCCGGACATGCAGTTTTACTACACTCCCTCTCATGTCACATCCCTGTTTGAAAAGATCGGGGATGCAGGCCGCCGGTTCTATATGATATTTCTTCTCAAAGATTACGGATTTATCATTTTTTCCGCACTCATGCAATCTTCTATCATTGCAAGGCTTCTTGACAGGAATAACGCCCGGTATCACCGCCTGATAGCGGTCATGCTTCCCTGGGTGAAGGGTATATTCGACGGCCTTGAAAATCTGTTCCTTCTGGTTTTACTTTCGTCTTTTACATATTCGAATCCCGGCATTATCGCCATTGCATCCTTCATGACGACGGCAAAGTGGATATCGTTCGCCGCCGTAATGGCCGTCATAATCGGCAACACGATGCAGTGTGCCCTGAGACATATCATATCAACAACAAGGAGGAAACCCATGAATAAACCGATAAAAGTGACCGGCATTATCAGCAGCCCGAGAAAAAACGGGAACACGGCCGTCCTGGTACGCGAAGCACTGAAAGGCGCCGAAGCATCCGGTGCGGAAACGGAAGAAATTTTTCTCAACGAATACGACATCGAATTCTGCCGGGGTTGTATGGCCTGTCTGGCCGGTGGTTCGTGCATTATCGACGACGATTTCATACAGCTGAGAAACAGGCTTGCCTTATCCGACGGCATCATTTTCGGATCGCCAAATTACGGTAACACCTATAATGCAATCATGAAGCGGTTTCTCGAACGGCTGGGGCTTTTCGAATTCATGACCTTCTCCGTACTGGGAGATAAATATATTGCCGGTATATCGACGGCGGGAGGGGGAAATGCGGAGCATGTCGCAAAGGAACTGACAAACCTCATAAAAAACGGGATATTCAAAAGGGGCTATGTTTCCGGTGCATGCGGCGTCAACTTGCACGGCAGACAAATATCCGGAATACCCGGGGCCCTCGACCGTGCACGCGGACTGGGGAGAAAAATGTGTCTGGATATCCAAAGGGGCAGAAACTATCCCCTTCAGCATATCATACGAAGAATAATCATAACCCTGTTCGTAAAACCCGGTTTCGAAAAATTTATCGTCACAGCCGGAAAAACAACCATGAAAGCGGTATACGAACATCTCAAGACTCAGGAATTGATATAG
- a CDS encoding TetR/AcrR family transcriptional regulator — MKKKSRRDIERQARKEGIINAAEKLFCTYGFSRVSMDQIAAEAEFTKRTLYQYFSGKEDLYFAVTLKGFRTLFAYCGKAIEKGGNGFDKIRHAFMAYFHFYTDFPELFRLMNRIGQIRKKAGPGFDEFRQFDNYMFQELSAIIGQGIRDGSIRGDIEPLKTAYSIAFILTGFFHELSETGQSFTAHLGLNEEAFSRYTLDLLAYAIHPHSEEIT, encoded by the coding sequence ATGAAAAAAAAATCACGACGTGATATAGAAAGACAGGCACGCAAAGAAGGAATCATTAACGCCGCCGAAAAACTCTTCTGTACGTATGGCTTCTCCAGGGTATCGATGGATCAGATTGCCGCGGAGGCCGAGTTTACTAAGCGAACGCTGTATCAATACTTTTCCGGCAAGGAAGACCTTTATTTTGCCGTAACACTCAAAGGCTTCAGGACCCTCTTTGCGTATTGCGGAAAGGCCATTGAAAAAGGCGGAAACGGATTCGATAAAATAAGGCATGCATTTATGGCATATTTTCATTTTTATACCGATTTTCCGGAATTATTCCGTCTTATGAATCGTATCGGACAAATCAGGAAAAAAGCCGGACCCGGTTTTGATGAATTCAGGCAGTTTGACAATTATATGTTTCAGGAACTCTCGGCGATAATCGGGCAGGGAATACGTGACGGAAGCATACGCGGCGATATCGAACCGCTGAAAACCGCCTATTCGATCGCGTTTATCCTGACCGGATTTTTCCATGAACTCTCCGAGACAGGACAAAGTTTTACCGCCCATCTCGGATTAAACGAAGAGGCCTTCAGCCGATACACCCTCGATCTTCTCGCTTATGCGATACACCCTCATTCGGAAGAAATCACATGA
- a CDS encoding 30S ribosomal protein S21: MAYVIVQSEEELERAIKRFKRQVEKEGIIREWKRREFYEKPSTIRSRRKKSLKRKQLKKMRKIGGSKGSKNY, translated from the coding sequence ATCGCTTACGTTATTGTACAGAGTGAGGAAGAACTTGAAAGGGCGATCAAACGATTTAAGCGGCAGGTAGAGAAAGAGGGAATAATTCGCGAATGGAAGCGAAGGGAGTTTTATGAAAAACCCTCGACCATACGAAGCAGAAGGAAAAAGTCGCTTAAACGAAAACAGCTTAAGAAGATGAGAAAAATAGGCGGCTCTAAAGGCTCCAAAAACTATTAA